The Falco peregrinus isolate bFalPer1 chromosome 1, bFalPer1.pri, whole genome shotgun sequence genome has a window encoding:
- the TTF1 gene encoding transcription termination factor 1 isoform X1, with the protein MTGKESVNDFQVQDFLRKKKKKKRKHKEYNEACESDGKEDTQNAEFSHASPVLFEDEAAQNDEGRKKKKKKKTTEEKQESLLDNSCVELEDEISNEMAAQNDEGRKKKKKKKTTEEKQESLLDNSCVELEDEISNEMAAQNDEGRKKKKKKKTTEEKQESLLDNSGVELEDEISNEMAAQNGEGRKKKKKKKTTEEKQESLLDNSGVELEDEISNEMAAQNDEGRKKKKKKKTTEEKQESLLDNSGVELEDEISNEMAAQNDEGRKKKKKKKTTEEKQESLLDNSGVELEDEISNEMAAQNDEGRKKKKKKKTTEEKQESLLDNSCVELEDEISNEMAAQNGEGRKKKKKKKTTEEKQESLLDNSGVELEDEISNEMAAQNDEGRKKKKKKKTTEEKQESLLDNSGVELEDEISNEMAAQNGEGRKKKKKKKTTEEKQESLLDNSGVELEDEISNEMAAQNDEGRKKKKKKKTTEEKQESLLDNSGVELEDEISNEMAAQNDEGRKKKKKKKTTEEKQESLLDNSGVELEHEVSNEMAVDASQKKKKQKKRKHNDSIDEQSSVACVTVDQHTTESCQEVSADGVLNKQFVKKKRKEKLPEEDEVHELPTSETHDKNDNERPKKKKKERRSSTQNMEEDVDVAVDESLLSPPEQKRQRKDTVLPLPVEEGDVATPQQQHEGGDCDASPAMSEDSANVAAEFSKPTKAADQSPQKTPAHARKRKKSITSVTEKSCSESDVLIRTPEPLASNRKKGKNSSLTERLAPVEGNLDDEECLGDEEDLESSTYSIVDLDTAKRELEEFIPHVRNISDSSIRKAGRDLVRFKEFKKQGIAVKFGRFSQKENDQVRKNVEQFLAITGIDSAEKLLFTSRYPEDKETISRLKAEHLFCEKISEGIPRPWRLIYYRARKMFDPNNYKGRYTEEEKEKLKKYHAMHGNDWKKISEMMSRSNLSVAMKYSEIKSDINYGPWSKEEIQKLMHAVKEVIRKRAEMEDADSVSSLKKSNRELSIAREKLHQKLPWTEIEAKVGTRYWRQCKQKWSTILMNKMTKGQQLYRGTKGLQARINLIKRLHEMKVEDSNEVNWEELGNAIGDVPRSYVQAKFYKLKVSSVPLWQKKTFSEIIDYLYKEKLPELEEKLAKKNGKHDISENSAPRKLEKFFRLSDIFDSSEECE; encoded by the exons atgacaggaaaagaaagtgtgaACGATTTTCAAGTTCAGGATTTtctcaggaagaagaaaaagaagaagagaaaacacaaagaataCAATGAGGCATGTGAAAGTGATGGAAAAGAAGATACACAAAATGCAGAGTTTAGTCATGCTTCTCCAGTGCTGTTTGAAGATGAAGCAGCACAGAACGATGAAGGCCgtaaaaagaagaagaaaaaaaagaccacgGAGGAGAAGCAAGAGTCTTTGTTAGATAATTCTTGTGTAGAACTGGAAGATGAAATTAGTAACGAAATGGCAGCACAGAACGATGAAGGCCgtaaaaagaagaagaaaaaaaagaccacgGAGGAGAAGCAAGAGTCTTTGTTAGATAATTCTTGTGTAGAACTGGAAGATGAAATTAGTAACGAAATGGCAGCACAGAACGATGAAGGCCgtaaaaagaagaagaaaaaaaagaccacgGAGGAGAAGCAAGAGTCTTTGTTAGATAATTCTGGTGTAGAACTGGAAGATGAAATTAGTAACGAAATGGCAGCACAGAACGGTGAAGGCCgtaaaaagaagaagaaaaaaaagaccacgGAGGAGAAGCAAGAGTCTTTGTTAGATAATTCTGGTGTAGAACTGGAAGATGAAATTAGTAACGAAATGGCAGCACAGAACGATGAAGGCCgtaaaaagaagaagaaaaaaaagaccacgGAGGAGAAGCAAGAGTCTTTGTTAGATAATTCTGGTGTAGAACTGGAAGATGAAATTAGTAACGAAATGGCAGCACAGAACGATGAAGGCCgtaaaaagaagaagaaaaaaaagaccacgGAGGAGAAGCAAGAGTCTTTGTTAGATAATTCTGGTGTAGAACTGGAAGATGAAATTAGTAACGAAATGGCAGCACAGAACGATGAAGGCCgtaaaaagaagaagaaaaaaaagaccacgGAGGAGAAGCAAGAGTCTTTGTTAGATAATTCTTGTGTAGAACTGGAAGATGAAATTAGTAACGAAATGGCAGCACAGAACGGTGAAGGCCgtaaaaagaagaagaaaaaaaagaccacgGAGGAGAAGCAAGAGTCTTTGTTAGATAATTCTGGTGTAGAACTGGAAGATGAAATTAGTAACGAAATGGCAGCACAGAACGATGAAGGCCgtaaaaagaagaagaaaaaaaagaccacgGAGGAGAAGCAAGAGTCTTTGTTAGATAATTCTGGTGTAGAACTGGAAGATGAAATTAGTAACGAAATGGCAGCACAGAACGGTGAAGGCCgtaaaaagaagaagaaaaaaaagaccacgGAGGAGAAGCAAGAGTCTTTGTTAGATAATTCTGGTGTAGAACTGGAAGATGAAATTAGTAACGAAATGGCAGCACAGAACGATGAAGGCCgtaaaaagaagaagaaaaaaaagaccacgGAGGAGAAGCAAGAGTCTTTGTTAGATAATTCTGGTGTAGAACTGGAAGATGAAATTAGTAACGAAATGGCAGCACAGAACGATGAAGGCCgtaaaaagaagaagaaaaaaaagaccacgGAGGAGAAGCAAGAGTCTTTGTTAGATAATTCTGGTGTAGAACTGGAACATGAAGTTAGTAACGAAATGGCAGTGGATGcttcccaaaagaaaaagaagcaaaagaagcGGAAGCATAATGATAGTATAGATGAGCAAAGCAGTGTAGCCTGTGTCACAGTAGATCAGCACACCACTGAAAGTTGTCAGGAGGTCAGTGCTGATGGTGTTCTAAATAAACAATttgttaagaagaaaagaaaagaaaaattgcctgAAGAGGATGAGGTCCATGAGCTGCCTACCTCAGAAACACATGATAAAAATGACAATGAAAGaccaaaaaagaagaagaaggaaagacgCAGTAGTACCCAAAATATGGAGGAAGACGTAGATGTTGCTGTTGATGAGTCACTGTTGTCACCTCCAGAGCAAAAGAGGCAAAGGAAAGACACAGTGTTGCCATTACCAGTGGAAGAGGGTGATGTGGCAACACCCCAACAACAGCATGAAGGTGGTGACTGTGATGCTTCTCCTGCCATGAGTGAAGATTCTGCAAATGTAGCTGCTGAGTTTTCGAAGCCGACCAAAGCAGCGGATCAGTCGCCTCAAAAAACTCCAGCCCATGCTAGAAAAcgaaaaaaaagtatcacttCTGTCACAGAAAAAAGCTGTTCAGAATCTGACGTACT tatcagGACACCAGAACCCTTGGCATCAAATAGAAAGAAGGGCAAGAATAGTTCCTTAACTGAAAGGTTAGCCCCTGTGGAGGGTAATCTGGATGATGAAGAGTGTCTGGGTGATGAAGAGGACCTGGAATCTAGCACATATTCAATTGTGGATTTGGATACTGCAAAACGAGAACTGGAAGAGTTTATTCCTCATGTGAGGAATATATCAGACAGTTCAATCAGAAAGGCTGGAAGAGACCTAGTGAGGtttaaagagtttaaaaaacaag GTATTGCTGTCAAGTTTGGCAGAttttcacagaaggaaaatgatcAAGTCCGGAAAAATGTTGAACAGTTCTTGGCGATTACTGGAATAGACAGTGCTGAAAAACTCCTGTTTACCTCAAGATATCCAGAAGATAAAGAAACTATTAGTCGTCTAAAAGCAGAACATCTGTTTTGTGAAAAAATTT CTGAGGGCATACCACGGCCATGGAGGCTAATATATTATCGAGCAAGGAAGATGTTTGACCCAAATAATTATAAAGGGAG GTAtactgaggaggaaaaagaaaaattaaagaagtaTCATGCTATGCATGGCAATGATTGGAAGAAGATTTCTGAGATGATGTCCCGTTCTAACCTCTCAGTTGCTATGAAATACTCTGAAATCAAGTCGG ATATTAATTATGGTCCTTGGTCAAAGGAAGAGATCCAAAAGTTAATGCATGCAGTGAAGGAAGTGATtaggaaaagagcagaaatggaaGATGCAGATTCAGTTTCCTCATTGAAAAAGTCAAACAGAGAGCTCTCGATTGCCCGTGAGAAACTGCACCAAAAATTACCATGGACTGAGATTGAAGCTAAGGTGGGAACTCGATATTGGAGACAATGTAAACAGAAATG GTCTACAATTTTAATGAACAAGATGACCAAAGGGCAGCAGTTGTATAGGGGGACCAAAGGATTACAGGCCAGGATCAATCTCATTAAAAg GTTGCATGAAATGAAAGTGGAGGATTCTAATGAAGTAAACTGGGAAGAACTTGGCAATGCTATTGG AGATGTCCCTAGATCCTATGTTCAAGCAAAATTTTACAAGCTAAAAGTCTCCAGTGTCCCCCTCTGgcaaaaaaagactttttctg aaaTTATTGATTATCTTTATAAAGAGAAGCTTCCAGAACTTGAAGAAAAGTTAGCAAAAAAGAATGGGAAACATGATATTTCTGAGAATTCAGCACCCAGGAAACTGGAGAAGTTTTTCCGTCTTAGTGACATTTTTGACTCCAGTGAAGAGTGTGAGTAA
- the TTF1 gene encoding transcription termination factor 1 isoform X2, whose product MAAQNDEGRKKKKKKKTTEEKQESLLDNSCVELEDEISNEMAAQNDEGRKKKKKKKTTEEKQESLLDNSGVELEDEISNEMAAQNGEGRKKKKKKKTTEEKQESLLDNSGVELEDEISNEMAAQNDEGRKKKKKKKTTEEKQESLLDNSGVELEDEISNEMAAQNDEGRKKKKKKKTTEEKQESLLDNSGVELEDEISNEMAAQNDEGRKKKKKKKTTEEKQESLLDNSCVELEDEISNEMAAQNGEGRKKKKKKKTTEEKQESLLDNSGVELEDEISNEMAAQNDEGRKKKKKKKTTEEKQESLLDNSGVELEDEISNEMAAQNGEGRKKKKKKKTTEEKQESLLDNSGVELEDEISNEMAAQNDEGRKKKKKKKTTEEKQESLLDNSGVELEDEISNEMAAQNDEGRKKKKKKKTTEEKQESLLDNSGVELEHEVSNEMAVDASQKKKKQKKRKHNDSIDEQSSVACVTVDQHTTESCQEVSADGVLNKQFVKKKRKEKLPEEDEVHELPTSETHDKNDNERPKKKKKERRSSTQNMEEDVDVAVDESLLSPPEQKRQRKDTVLPLPVEEGDVATPQQQHEGGDCDASPAMSEDSANVAAEFSKPTKAADQSPQKTPAHARKRKKSITSVTEKSCSESDVLIRTPEPLASNRKKGKNSSLTERLAPVEGNLDDEECLGDEEDLESSTYSIVDLDTAKRELEEFIPHVRNISDSSIRKAGRDLVRFKEFKKQGIAVKFGRFSQKENDQVRKNVEQFLAITGIDSAEKLLFTSRYPEDKETISRLKAEHLFCEKISEGIPRPWRLIYYRARKMFDPNNYKGRYTEEEKEKLKKYHAMHGNDWKKISEMMSRSNLSVAMKYSEIKSDINYGPWSKEEIQKLMHAVKEVIRKRAEMEDADSVSSLKKSNRELSIAREKLHQKLPWTEIEAKVGTRYWRQCKQKWSTILMNKMTKGQQLYRGTKGLQARINLIKRLHEMKVEDSNEVNWEELGNAIGDVPRSYVQAKFYKLKVSSVPLWQKKTFSEIIDYLYKEKLPELEEKLAKKNGKHDISENSAPRKLEKFFRLSDIFDSSEECE is encoded by the exons ATGGCAGCACAGAACGATGAAGGCCgtaaaaagaagaagaaaaaaaagaccacgGAGGAGAAGCAAGAGTCTTTGTTAGATAATTCTTGTGTAGAACTGGAAGATGAAATTAGTAACGAAATGGCAGCACAGAACGATGAAGGCCgtaaaaagaagaagaaaaaaaagaccacgGAGGAGAAGCAAGAGTCTTTGTTAGATAATTCTGGTGTAGAACTGGAAGATGAAATTAGTAACGAAATGGCAGCACAGAACGGTGAAGGCCgtaaaaagaagaagaaaaaaaagaccacgGAGGAGAAGCAAGAGTCTTTGTTAGATAATTCTGGTGTAGAACTGGAAGATGAAATTAGTAACGAAATGGCAGCACAGAACGATGAAGGCCgtaaaaagaagaagaaaaaaaagaccacgGAGGAGAAGCAAGAGTCTTTGTTAGATAATTCTGGTGTAGAACTGGAAGATGAAATTAGTAACGAAATGGCAGCACAGAACGATGAAGGCCgtaaaaagaagaagaaaaaaaagaccacgGAGGAGAAGCAAGAGTCTTTGTTAGATAATTCTGGTGTAGAACTGGAAGATGAAATTAGTAACGAAATGGCAGCACAGAACGATGAAGGCCgtaaaaagaagaagaaaaaaaagaccacgGAGGAGAAGCAAGAGTCTTTGTTAGATAATTCTTGTGTAGAACTGGAAGATGAAATTAGTAACGAAATGGCAGCACAGAACGGTGAAGGCCgtaaaaagaagaagaaaaaaaagaccacgGAGGAGAAGCAAGAGTCTTTGTTAGATAATTCTGGTGTAGAACTGGAAGATGAAATTAGTAACGAAATGGCAGCACAGAACGATGAAGGCCgtaaaaagaagaagaaaaaaaagaccacgGAGGAGAAGCAAGAGTCTTTGTTAGATAATTCTGGTGTAGAACTGGAAGATGAAATTAGTAACGAAATGGCAGCACAGAACGGTGAAGGCCgtaaaaagaagaagaaaaaaaagaccacgGAGGAGAAGCAAGAGTCTTTGTTAGATAATTCTGGTGTAGAACTGGAAGATGAAATTAGTAACGAAATGGCAGCACAGAACGATGAAGGCCgtaaaaagaagaagaaaaaaaagaccacgGAGGAGAAGCAAGAGTCTTTGTTAGATAATTCTGGTGTAGAACTGGAAGATGAAATTAGTAACGAAATGGCAGCACAGAACGATGAAGGCCgtaaaaagaagaagaaaaaaaagaccacgGAGGAGAAGCAAGAGTCTTTGTTAGATAATTCTGGTGTAGAACTGGAACATGAAGTTAGTAACGAAATGGCAGTGGATGcttcccaaaagaaaaagaagcaaaagaagcGGAAGCATAATGATAGTATAGATGAGCAAAGCAGTGTAGCCTGTGTCACAGTAGATCAGCACACCACTGAAAGTTGTCAGGAGGTCAGTGCTGATGGTGTTCTAAATAAACAATttgttaagaagaaaagaaaagaaaaattgcctgAAGAGGATGAGGTCCATGAGCTGCCTACCTCAGAAACACATGATAAAAATGACAATGAAAGaccaaaaaagaagaagaaggaaagacgCAGTAGTACCCAAAATATGGAGGAAGACGTAGATGTTGCTGTTGATGAGTCACTGTTGTCACCTCCAGAGCAAAAGAGGCAAAGGAAAGACACAGTGTTGCCATTACCAGTGGAAGAGGGTGATGTGGCAACACCCCAACAACAGCATGAAGGTGGTGACTGTGATGCTTCTCCTGCCATGAGTGAAGATTCTGCAAATGTAGCTGCTGAGTTTTCGAAGCCGACCAAAGCAGCGGATCAGTCGCCTCAAAAAACTCCAGCCCATGCTAGAAAAcgaaaaaaaagtatcacttCTGTCACAGAAAAAAGCTGTTCAGAATCTGACGTACT tatcagGACACCAGAACCCTTGGCATCAAATAGAAAGAAGGGCAAGAATAGTTCCTTAACTGAAAGGTTAGCCCCTGTGGAGGGTAATCTGGATGATGAAGAGTGTCTGGGTGATGAAGAGGACCTGGAATCTAGCACATATTCAATTGTGGATTTGGATACTGCAAAACGAGAACTGGAAGAGTTTATTCCTCATGTGAGGAATATATCAGACAGTTCAATCAGAAAGGCTGGAAGAGACCTAGTGAGGtttaaagagtttaaaaaacaag GTATTGCTGTCAAGTTTGGCAGAttttcacagaaggaaaatgatcAAGTCCGGAAAAATGTTGAACAGTTCTTGGCGATTACTGGAATAGACAGTGCTGAAAAACTCCTGTTTACCTCAAGATATCCAGAAGATAAAGAAACTATTAGTCGTCTAAAAGCAGAACATCTGTTTTGTGAAAAAATTT CTGAGGGCATACCACGGCCATGGAGGCTAATATATTATCGAGCAAGGAAGATGTTTGACCCAAATAATTATAAAGGGAG GTAtactgaggaggaaaaagaaaaattaaagaagtaTCATGCTATGCATGGCAATGATTGGAAGAAGATTTCTGAGATGATGTCCCGTTCTAACCTCTCAGTTGCTATGAAATACTCTGAAATCAAGTCGG ATATTAATTATGGTCCTTGGTCAAAGGAAGAGATCCAAAAGTTAATGCATGCAGTGAAGGAAGTGATtaggaaaagagcagaaatggaaGATGCAGATTCAGTTTCCTCATTGAAAAAGTCAAACAGAGAGCTCTCGATTGCCCGTGAGAAACTGCACCAAAAATTACCATGGACTGAGATTGAAGCTAAGGTGGGAACTCGATATTGGAGACAATGTAAACAGAAATG GTCTACAATTTTAATGAACAAGATGACCAAAGGGCAGCAGTTGTATAGGGGGACCAAAGGATTACAGGCCAGGATCAATCTCATTAAAAg GTTGCATGAAATGAAAGTGGAGGATTCTAATGAAGTAAACTGGGAAGAACTTGGCAATGCTATTGG AGATGTCCCTAGATCCTATGTTCAAGCAAAATTTTACAAGCTAAAAGTCTCCAGTGTCCCCCTCTGgcaaaaaaagactttttctg aaaTTATTGATTATCTTTATAAAGAGAAGCTTCCAGAACTTGAAGAAAAGTTAGCAAAAAAGAATGGGAAACATGATATTTCTGAGAATTCAGCACCCAGGAAACTGGAGAAGTTTTTCCGTCTTAGTGACATTTTTGACTCCAGTGAAGAGTGTGAGTAA